A genomic window from Parasteatoda tepidariorum isolate YZ-2023 chromosome 10, CAS_Ptep_4.0, whole genome shotgun sequence includes:
- the LOC107447813 gene encoding GPI ethanolamine phosphate transferase 3, translated as MSLKNSLIVLWVYIMYVLGIWFFLSGFLLKRIVIHQHSKLPTNLGVDINCKNLTSLRAVASASEKSMIYNETHLQRFNKTVILVIDALRYDFAFRESGSMHNEFYSDKMPIFKKLLQNEKGHAMIFRTMADPPTTTLQRLAGLTTGSLPTFVDICFNFASSEIKEDNLISQMKAHGKKITFMGDDTWENIFPNHFDVSHPYPSFNVKDLDTVDEGILKHLYKEIESDDSDVIIAHFLGVDHCGHRYGPTHPEMSRKLRQMNKVVELVAKKIKQDAILLVLGDHGMTQSGDHGGDSLQEITTALFLYSPSYLGDFNMNDDVPTIQQVDIVPTLSLLLGIPIPYSNIGSAISQVFTLNFNFTCFHPKLDSLLGKALAGTENILQVQKYVHTYSKVSEEMTNYFLTHLNDKTNEILQVWNNITNDVPESAKILIDISVKCKELLQHIRQTCEEKWATFHLQNMSAGFIVLFFVFYQTLELSEKAYYSFKLLAVYGILAFLMIVIVYLFKTVDYYFIPCVFLFMKCYRVLIKFSTDAEFVSNVKVTSIPAACVVMFFIMSFSNSFVVNEDSAVMYILQSIIIYRFFPLVAEFTRTCVTLFFCRGKTAKKSPKWNWKMCIAPTVLFLLILTIKLGSVFFKCREEQVHCENSILTLSLEKLHDNETFKVMRLVISWISVISPSVIFFTILKYKYSNFKRPQTVSAIAMNYGSCFVCIVLCLRWWLNILPSSVVDRVLKGNEVFLDRSAFLISLIMCVLTTLYPFLCEQPWQLKSKEIYHCSFLSLLLCIVQLLQLVAGDALSSAITLMSLSTLFYIILVNASPDSENWIWTDTIICFFLSRFWFYASAQQSTITTISWEPAFLFTHKEIYSYILSGALVTVNTFSSYIFHGLMLPLLLTCTESSIFTSASLLRLHMRYIFLFGFKLIGTVWAAFILRRHLMVWKIFSPKLIFEVITLFISMISVAIGHLFLKKVASHYHRLIRLNLSHVFESKDQ; from the exons atgagtcTCAAAAACAGTCTTATTGTACTTTGGGTGTACATAATGTATGTTTTAGGCATTTGGTTCTTTTTATCAGGGTTTCTACTGAAAAGAATAGTTATTCATCAACATAGCAAACTTCCTACCAATTTAGGAGTTGACATCAACTGCAAGAATCTCACTTCATTAAGGGCAGTTGCGTCAGCATCTGAGAAATCAATGATTTACAACGAAACTCATCTGCAACGATTCAATAAAACCGTGATTCTTGTCATCGATGCTCTGCGATATGACTTTGCTTTTCGTGAATCTGGTTCTATGCATAATGAATTTTACTCTGACAAAatgccaatttttaaaaaactcctTCAGAATGAAAAAGGTCATGCTATGATTTTCCGAACCATGGCAGACCCTCCCACAACAACTCTGCAAAGGTTGGCAGGTTTGACGACAGGAAGCCTCCCTACATTTGTtgacatttgttttaattttgctagTTCTGAAATAAAAGAGGACAACCTCATTAGCCAGATGAAGGCTCAtggaaagaaaataacattcatGGGTGATGATAcatgggaaaatatttttcccaatCATTTTGACGTCTCTCACCCATATCCATCCTTTAATGTTAAG GACTTGGATACAGTGGATGAAGGAATCTTGAAACACCTCTACAAGGAAATAGAGAGTGATGATTCTGATGTGATCATTGCACACTTCTTAGGTGTTGACCATTGTGGACATCGTTATGGACCAACTCATCCAGAAATGAGCCGGAAGCTACGCCAGATGAATAAAGTTGTTGA GCTAGTTGCGAAGAAGATTAAGCAAGATGCAATTTTGCTAGTTTTAGGAGATCATGGAATGACTCAGAGTGGTGACCATGGTGGTGATAGTCTTCAAGAGATAACAACTGCTTTGTTTTTATACAGTCCGTCTTACTTGGGAGATTTTAACATG aatgaTGATGTGCCAACTATTCAACAAGTGGACATAGTACCCACCCTCTCTCTGTTATTGGGCATTCCTATACCGTATTCCAACATAGGCTCTGCAATAAGTCAAGTATTTACActgaactttaattttacatgcTTTCATCCTAAACTGGATTCACTGTTGGGAAAAGCTCTAGCAggaacagaaaatattttacaagtgcAAAAGTATGTGCATACCTACAGTAAAGTTTCAGAAgaaatgacaaattattttcttacccATCTCAatgataaaacaaatgaaatctTACAAGTATGGAATAATATAACCAATGATGTACCTGAAAGTGCTAAAATTCTTATTGATATTTCTGTAAAGTGCAAAGAACTTTTGCAACACATTAGACAGACATGTGAAGAAAAATGGGCCACATTCCATCTCCAGAATATGAGTGCCGGCTTTATCgtgttgttttttgttttttatcaaacGCTAGAACTCTCTGAAAAAGCTTATTACAGTTTCAAACTACTTGCCGTTTATGGCATATTGGCATTTTTAATGATagtaattgtttatttgtttaaaactgtcgattattattttattccttgtGTGTTTCTGTTTATGAAATGTTATAGAgtgttgataaaattttctacgGATGCTGAATTTGTATCTAATGTGAAAGTGACTAGCATTCCAGCTGCATGTGTGGTCATGTTCTTTATAATGAGTTTTTCCAATAGTTTTGTTGTAAATGAAGATTCAGCTGTCATGTATATTCTCCAATCCATCATAATCTATCGATTTTTCCCACTAGTGGCAGAATTTACCAGAACATGCGTTACTCTGTTCTTCTGCAGAGgtaaaactgctaaaaaaagtCCAAAATGGAATTGGAAAATGTGTATAGCACCTACAGTTTTATTTCTCCTCATACTGACCATAAAATTGGGTTCTGTTTTCTTCAAGTGTCGTGAAGAGCAAGTTCATTGTGAAAATTCTATATTGACACTATCTTTGGAAAAGCTCCATgacaatgaaacatttaaagtaatgaGACTTGTGATTTCATGGATATCAGTTATTTCACcttctgtgatattttttactattttaaaatataaatactccAACTTTAAAAGACCACAAACAGTGTCTGCCATTGCCATGAACTATGGATCTTGTTTTGTTTGTATAGTGCTATGTTTGAGATGGTGGCTAAACATTCTTCCTTCGAGTGTCGTTGACAGAGTTTTGAAAGGAAATGAG GTCTTTCTAGATCGCAGTGCTTTTCTTATCTCCCTCATCATGTGCGTCCTCACTACTCTATACCCATTCCTGTGTGAGCAACCATGGCAGTTAAAATCAAAAGAGATCTACCATTGCAGTTTCTTGTCTTTGTTGTTGTGCATTGTGCAGTTGTTGCAACTAGTGGCTGGAGATGCTTTATCCTCTGCCATCACTTTAATGAGCTTATCCACTTTATTCTACATCATTCTAGTGAATGCCTCACCTGACTCAG AAAACTGGATTTGGACAGATACcattatttgctttttcttaTCCCGGTTTTGGTTTTATGCAAGTGCACAACAATCTACAATCACAACTATTTCGTGGGAGCCTGCATTTCTCTTTACTCACAAAGAAATTTACAGCTATATTTTATCCGGTGCTTTAGTGACTGTGAATACCTTTTCATCGTACATCTTTCATGGATTGATGCTTCCGCTTCTTTTAACCTGCACAGAATCATCCATCTTTACCTCTGCCTCTCTGTTAAGGCTAcatatgagatatatatttttgtttggttTTAAA